The following are encoded in a window of Hemiscyllium ocellatum isolate sHemOce1 chromosome 35, sHemOce1.pat.X.cur, whole genome shotgun sequence genomic DNA:
- the LOC132832499 gene encoding zinc-binding protein A33-like isoform X1 yields the protein MKAVTEAEPSLKDAQRTGSCLREDPSHQQELKLYCKTHRQMLSETCRAHRNHEVVPVQEAAQELKQELLQTLLCPLQNKKRECSITKKTYERRLACIKQRTNEAEQHVKKEFDKLYQFLHKQEKIALQKLKQEKKKKTLLVKGKIEKITEEIAVLSASIQEMQQLLGEEDHVWFLRRYPEMVKSCRVKRPTPAPVKTGPVINVEKTIGSLQYRVWKKMLTVISTAPVTLDPCTAHPYLLLSEEFTSVRHTMKRQQSPSDSPQRFDPCLCVLGREGFTSGVHHWEVMVGQKTEWDVGVVRESINRKEAIDLNPDSGGWIIALRNGYQYRAATKTWKHLDLREKPRKIQVCLDYEGGKVSFYNSENKTLIYTFTAIFTEKLYPFFSPGRNDGGKNAEPLKICPRRVIIQEE from the exons ATGAAAGCTGTCACGGAGGCTGAGCCCTCCCTGAAGGATGCACAGAGAACGGGCAGCTGTCTCCGGGAAGATCCGAGCCATCAGCAGGAGCTGAAACTTTACTGTAAAACCCACCGGCAGATGCTCTCCGAGACCTGCAGAGCCCACAGGAACCACGAGGTGGTCCCTGTCCAAGAAGCAGCTCAGGAGCTGAAG CAGGAACTGCTGCAAACTTTACTGTGTCCACTCCAGAACAAGAAGAGGGAATGCAGTATCACAAAGAAGACCTACGAGAGAAGGTTAGCTTGCATTAAG CAGCGAACAAACGAGGCAGAGCAGCACGTGAAAAAAGAGTTTGACAAACTTTACCAGTTTCTGCATAAGCAGGAGAAGATTGCCTTGCAGAAACTGAAGcaggaaaagaagaaaaagacCCTGTTGGTGAAGGGAAAGATTGAGAAGATAACCGAAGAAATAGCAGTGCTGTCCGCCTCCATTCAGGAGATGCAGCAGTTACTGGGAGAAGAGGACCATGTGTGGTTTCTCAGA AGATATCCAGAGATGGTGAAAAGCTGCAG AGTGAAAAGACCTACCCCAGCTCCAGTGAAGACTGGTCCTGTtatcaatgtagagaagaccattgGATCTCTGCAGTACCGAGTCTGGAAGAAGATGTTGACAGTGATTAGCACAG cTCCAGTGACCTTGGACCCTTGTACAGCTCACCCATATCTCCTCCTGTCCGAAGAGTTCACGAGTGTGAGGCACACCATGAAAAGACAGCAGTCACCCTCGGACTCCCCACAGAGATTTGATCCTTGCCTGTGTGTCTTGGGACGTGAGGGATTCACATCTGGGGTACATCACTGGGAGGTGATGGTGGGGCAAAAGACCGAATGGGATGTCGGTGTGGTCAGAGAATCTATCAACAGGAAAGAGGCCATTGACCTGAATCCAGATTCCGGAGGCTGGATTATCGCATTGAGAAATGGATATCAGTACAGAGCTGCTACCAAAACATGGAAACACTTAGATCTGAGGGAGAAACCAAGGAAGATCCAAGTCTGTCTGGATTATGAGGGAGGGAAGGTGTCCTTTTATAACTCAGAGAATAAGACCCTTATCTACACTTTCACTGCGATATTCACTGAGAAACTCTATCCCTTCTTCAGTCCTGGTCGAAATGATGGTGGTAAAAATGCTGAACCACTGAAAATCTGTCCCCGTAGAGTAATAATCCAAGAGGAATAG
- the LOC132832499 gene encoding zinc-binding protein A33-like isoform X2, with protein sequence MKAVTEAEPSLKDAQRTGSCLREDPSHQQELKLYCKTHRQMLSETCRAHRNHEVVPVQEAAQELKQELLQTLLCPLQNKKRECSITKKTYERRLACIKRTNEAEQHVKKEFDKLYQFLHKQEKIALQKLKQEKKKKTLLVKGKIEKITEEIAVLSASIQEMQQLLGEEDHVWFLRRYPEMVKSCRVKRPTPAPVKTGPVINVEKTIGSLQYRVWKKMLTVISTAPVTLDPCTAHPYLLLSEEFTSVRHTMKRQQSPSDSPQRFDPCLCVLGREGFTSGVHHWEVMVGQKTEWDVGVVRESINRKEAIDLNPDSGGWIIALRNGYQYRAATKTWKHLDLREKPRKIQVCLDYEGGKVSFYNSENKTLIYTFTAIFTEKLYPFFSPGRNDGGKNAEPLKICPRRVIIQEE encoded by the exons ATGAAAGCTGTCACGGAGGCTGAGCCCTCCCTGAAGGATGCACAGAGAACGGGCAGCTGTCTCCGGGAAGATCCGAGCCATCAGCAGGAGCTGAAACTTTACTGTAAAACCCACCGGCAGATGCTCTCCGAGACCTGCAGAGCCCACAGGAACCACGAGGTGGTCCCTGTCCAAGAAGCAGCTCAGGAGCTGAAG CAGGAACTGCTGCAAACTTTACTGTGTCCACTCCAGAACAAGAAGAGGGAATGCAGTATCACAAAGAAGACCTACGAGAGAAGGTTAGCTTGCATTAAG CGAACAAACGAGGCAGAGCAGCACGTGAAAAAAGAGTTTGACAAACTTTACCAGTTTCTGCATAAGCAGGAGAAGATTGCCTTGCAGAAACTGAAGcaggaaaagaagaaaaagacCCTGTTGGTGAAGGGAAAGATTGAGAAGATAACCGAAGAAATAGCAGTGCTGTCCGCCTCCATTCAGGAGATGCAGCAGTTACTGGGAGAAGAGGACCATGTGTGGTTTCTCAGA AGATATCCAGAGATGGTGAAAAGCTGCAG AGTGAAAAGACCTACCCCAGCTCCAGTGAAGACTGGTCCTGTtatcaatgtagagaagaccattgGATCTCTGCAGTACCGAGTCTGGAAGAAGATGTTGACAGTGATTAGCACAG cTCCAGTGACCTTGGACCCTTGTACAGCTCACCCATATCTCCTCCTGTCCGAAGAGTTCACGAGTGTGAGGCACACCATGAAAAGACAGCAGTCACCCTCGGACTCCCCACAGAGATTTGATCCTTGCCTGTGTGTCTTGGGACGTGAGGGATTCACATCTGGGGTACATCACTGGGAGGTGATGGTGGGGCAAAAGACCGAATGGGATGTCGGTGTGGTCAGAGAATCTATCAACAGGAAAGAGGCCATTGACCTGAATCCAGATTCCGGAGGCTGGATTATCGCATTGAGAAATGGATATCAGTACAGAGCTGCTACCAAAACATGGAAACACTTAGATCTGAGGGAGAAACCAAGGAAGATCCAAGTCTGTCTGGATTATGAGGGAGGGAAGGTGTCCTTTTATAACTCAGAGAATAAGACCCTTATCTACACTTTCACTGCGATATTCACTGAGAAACTCTATCCCTTCTTCAGTCCTGGTCGAAATGATGGTGGTAAAAATGCTGAACCACTGAAAATCTGTCCCCGTAGAGTAATAATCCAAGAGGAATAG